In the genome of Natronorubrum daqingense, the window TGTAATGCCATCGTCAGCATCGACTCGAGCACCGGGGATCAAGCTAACGCGAGCAAACGCAAGCAATTGTACTCTCGACACTATCACGAAATAATTACTTTTCACTCGGCGTACAAACTTCGACTGTGTGTGATAATGTTTAACAACCATTTTATGTCACAGTAAGGTCCCACCGACAATGGGTACTGAGAACAGTTCACGAGCGTCGATCGTTGTGGGCGCGTTAGCAGGCATAGCGGCGTGGATACTGGGCTACCTCGTCACCTACGCCGGTGCGATCGGCGAAATCCGGTCGGACGAGCAAGCCGAAGCGTTGGAGCTAGCGGTCGAAGAGTCGGTCGACCTCGAAATGGTCGGCCTGTTGTTCTACAACGCACACAACGTCGACGCCGACGTGCCCCAGTACAGCGTATTGCAAGCACTCGAAGAGAATCACAATTTCGTTCTCGCCGACGGGGGGAGTACCCTTCTCCTGTACGTCGTTCCGGTGGTTTCCCTGGTCGTTGCTGGCGCGCTGGTTGCCTCGTACACCGCGACAGACCTCGAGGCGTCGACCGACGCCGCGCTCGCTGGCGCGGCAATCGTCGTCGGCTACTTTCCGCTCGTCGTCCTCGGGCTGTTCGTTTTCACCGTCGACCCGGGCGAAGGTGCGATGCGTCCCGATCCACTGTTCGCAGTCGCAATCGCCGGACTGGTGTATCCCCTCGTATTTGGCTCCCTCGGCGGCGTACTCGCTGGCTTCGCTTCGAATGTACTGGAGTAACATCGACATCGGTCGCTGGGAAGATCGCTGCCGTTCGTTGGCACTCAGAAGCCACCGCCAAAACGATTCGTCCGTTGGGACGCGAACGGAGAGCGATTCCCGGACACCGTTTCGTCGTCCGTGGTCGGATACCGGACGGAGATCGACCGATTCGAACGGTCGTCGGCACGCATCCCGAGGGACTCCGTCCGTCCTTGGGACCCCCTCGAATGCGCCCCGACGAGCCCACCCCGTTCAGCAACTCCCGCGACTGGTACGGCCGTCGACTCGAGTTCGACAGTACCGCTGTGGGCTCGAGTCACCTCGATCCGCCTCGATTCGACCCTCGACTAGTCCGGATCTCGAGCGGAACACACGTTTCATCGCTTTCGAAGCCATTAGTTGGGCCTCTTCGAGTCGCCCGCACCCACCGATGGTCGCTGCGAGGCGTTCCCCTCTGCGATCGAGCGGCGAAAATCACGCTCTCGGGCGGCGTCGTTCTCGTGAAATTCTCGCCATAAAAGGCAACGACGTTCGCTGTCGCCACAAGTATAATGATTATCCCAACAGTTGCTAAACTCGCAACTGGATTATTGTTGTGAGATATGTAAACTTTGAACGGTTCCTGGGTTTAATACAGAACTCTCTCGATGACTCTTTCGTCTTCGAAGATGGCAACCCGCCACCGAAGACGGTAACCACATGTCACGGATAACACGAAACCAGGTATCTGCACTGATCGTTGCTGTCCTTATGGTGTCAGCCGCATTCGCTGGCGGCGCATCGGTCGTAGGGGCTCAAGACAACGCTGACGAAGAGGTCGACGAAATTAACGCGCTCATCGCAGACATCAACGAACAACTCGAGAACGTAGACGACGTCGAAACGGTCGACGAGGTCGACGATGATACTGCCGACGAGGTCCAAGATGACATCTTCACACAAGTTGTCGCTGAGATAAACACGCAATCTCAGGACATGCTCGGTGAAGACATCGCAGACGATGTCGACACCCCTGAAGAAGCACAAGAAGAAGCTGACGAGATCGAAGACGAGTACGGCATTGCTGCTCAAGAAGCAGTCGACGGACTGAACAACGCCGCGGACAGCGTTGAGGAGATCCAGGAGATCGCCGAACAAGTCGAAGACGCGGACGATGACGAGGCTGACGACGAAGACGCGGATGACGACGAAGCAGATGACGACGAGGCAGACGATGACGACGCGGATGACGACGAGGCAGACGATGACGACGCGGATGACGACGAGGCAGACGATGACGACGCGGATGACGACGAGGCAGACGATGACGACGCGGATGACGACGAGGCAGACGATGACGACGCGGATGACGACGAAGCAGACGATGACGAAGCAGACGATGACGAAGCAGACGATGACGAAGCAGATGACGACGGCGCGGATGACGACGAGGCAGATGACGACGAGGCAGATGACGACGAAGCCGGTGACGATGTGGCCGACGACATCAACGCGCTCATCGACGATATCAACGAACAACTCGAGAACGTAGACGACGTCGAAACGGTCGACGAAGTCGACGATGACACTGCGGACGAAGTTCAGGACGACATCTTCACGCAGGTCGTTGACGAGATAAACACGCAATCTCAGGACATGCTCGGTGAAGACATCGCAGACGATGTCGACACCCCTGAAGAAGCACAAGAAGAAGCTGACGAGATCGAAGAGGAGTACGGCGCTGCTGCGCAAGAAGCAGTTGACGGACTGAACAACGCCGCGGATAGCGTTGAGGAGATCCAGGAACTCGCCGAACAAGTCGACGACGAAGCAGATGACGACGAAGCAGACGATGACGACGCGGATGACGACGAAGCAGATGACGACGAAGCCGACGACGATGAGGCTGACGACGAAGCCGATGAAGGTGACGAACTCGATGACGTTGAAGAGCTCATCGTCGAAGAGCTGAACATCGAAGAACTCACCGTCGAAGAGCTGAACATTGAGGAACTCAACATCGAAGAACTCACCATCGAGGAGCTGAACATTGAGGAGTTGAACGTTGACGAACTCCCTCTCGATGATGACGATGTCGACTCTGACGAGGACGACGAGAACGACAAGGTCGACGACGATGACGACGACACCGACGCAGACTGCTGAGTAACTACTCAGCGCGAATCGGTCAGTACGATCAATACTTCTCTTTTGTACACTGCTCGCCGTTAGCGACCGGTTGTAACCATTCCAAAAGGGAGTCACGCGTCGACCGAAGTGGCGAACGACGTGAGCAACGCAGCCGACACGTGCCCCGTCCGTTCTCACCAACGGGTATTCTTATCGACTCGAGCGAGTCGTTGTTATCCTCCGCACAGAAGCGCGAAACGACCCGACCGTACTCTGTCGGGGACGGTCTTCGCGTAGACCTGTGTCGAGAATCATCACAGCCGACCACAGCCGAAATTCATCAAACGAGACCGTCGAAGGGACAGTAGTCGGTTGTACTCCACCTCTACTGAGACCGCCACTGACCCGAAGTGCTTCGTCGACTACTCTCCACATCACTCGCGTCGGGGTCGTATGACCCGTACGGTATAGACCAACCGTGTACCACCGTGACGGTGCGTATCCCATCGTGGAGGACGAAGCACCTATGTCCATTCCTTTCAGAAACTCCACTTTCGTTTCGACGCCGATAGGGGTGTCCACCTCGAGGCGAAATTACACTCGATGTCCGCCGCTGAGAACGGGTTTTTGCTGACCAAAAGGTACCTTTGAGTGCAATCTATGGGTGCTCGGCCCCGTCCGAACTGTTTCGAATACCTACACAGTTTATAATAATTATAATAAATGATGGTGGTTGTGTGTTAGCAGTTGTGATGAGCAACAATCACGTTTCCCGTCGTACGGCTATCAAAGTATCCGGTGCTGCCGTTATGGTCGGATTGAGCGGCTGTGCTGACGATACCGGTCAAGAAGGTGAAACGGATGACGACCCAGACGAAACCGACGACAACGGGGAGTCCGACGTCGACCCGATCGATGGCTCGGCCGAGAGCGTCGAGGAAACGGTCGAGGAGGTTAACAGCGGCCCGATCGCCGAAACTAACGAGAACGTCGAGAGCGTCAACGCTGAATTAGAGAACGTCGACGAAGTCGAAGGGATCGACGAAGTCGCGGCCGAAACCGCCGACGAGGCCCAAGACGAAGCGGATCGCCTCGAGAGCGAGGTCGATCGACTCCAGGACGACATCTTCACGCAGGTTGTCGACGAGATCAACGCCCAATCAGAGGAACTCCTCGGTGAGGAAATCGCCGATCCAGTCGAAACCCCTGATGAAGCTCGGGACGAAGCCCAAGAAATCGACGACGAATTCGGCAATGCGGCCGAGGAAGCGGTCGAGGCACTGAACGACGCTGCGGACAACGTCGAGGAAAATCAAACGCACCTGAACGGCGCAGTCGATGCGCTAGAGGACGTCGAGGAGGACGAAGACGAGTAACGACGACCTCATCCGAGTCCCACTGGAAACGAGCGTCTGTTCACACTCGAGCAATCTCGTTGGCGGGAGTGTCGAGTTTCGCGACCAGCTATCGACTCGTTGTCGTTAGTTCTCGCTTCGAAGACGAACCCACCTTCCGTCAGCGGAGTGTCCCGGAATCGGCCCGCCCGGATTACCGTCGTGCCTCGAGTTCGGCCTCGAGGTCCTCGAGGCTCATCTCTTTCATCGAGAGCAACACCAGCAGGTGGTAGACGATGTCGGCCGCCTCGTAGGCGACCTCGTCGTGGTCGTCGTCTTTGGCCGCCAGAACGAGTTCCGTGGATTCCTCGCCGAGCTTTTCCAACACCGCGTTCTCGCCCTTTTCGTGCGTGAACAGCGACGCGGTGTAGGAGTCCTCCGGGAGCGTTTCCTTCCGATCTTCGATGACGGCGAACAACTCTTCGAGCGTGTCGTCCATCTACATCTCACCCGTGACGGTGCGAATATCCTCGAGTTGCTCGAACGTTTCGCTCTCGTCGCGTCCGTCCTCGAAGACGTCTTCGGTAATCTCGATCGGCACGTTCGTCCGCGCCGCGAGCGCGAGCGAGTCGCTCGGTCGACAGTCGATGACCGTCTCGCCGCGTGGCGTCTGCACGTGGAGGTCGGCGATGTAGGTGCCACCCCGGCCGTCCGAACGCTCTTTGATCTCGTTGACGACGACGCGATCGACACGACTCCCTAACTCCTCCATGACGTCGAGCAAGAGGTCGTGGGTCAGCGGCCGGCCGATGTCTTCGGCCTCGAGTCCGCGCGCGATACTCGTCGCCTCGTTGAATCCGATGAAAATCGGCACGACGTCGTCTTCGTCGGCGACCTCGAGAACGACCACTGGAACCGGACCCTGTGGCGTCCCCGCGACGCGAACCGCGTCGATGGATGCCTGCATATCGCTATCCTTGCGTGCGAGAGAGAAAACATGTCCGGTCGCGAATGCATGCCCGACGAACGTGGCGAGAACCTACCGCCGCCGGACGACCGCTACTGCGACGACCGCTGCTGGGGCGAAGAGGAGTTGGAGCGTCGTCGTTGGGGCAACCATCGCCGCCGCGCCGAGCGTTCCCACGACGCCGCGCGCGAGCCACCGAGTCCCTCGGGACAACGGAATCGGCGCGTTGCTCGCGTAGACGACGGCAAGCCCTCCCACGAGCGTCAACAGCCCGACGGAGAGGCTTTCGAGCGTCGGCGACGGCGAGACGAGTTCGGGCCGAGAGACGAACGCGAACGGGAGGACGTACAGCGGCGCGAGCAGTCGCAATGCGACGGACGAGACGGCCCAGGTCTCGACTGTATCGGTTCGAGCGGTTCGCGCCGCCGCGACGGCGACGGGTGGGAGCAGTGCGGCCCCCGCGACCACGTAGAGCGTGACGAAAAACGGGGACAGATCCGTCGGTTCCTGCCCACCTCCGACGACGACCAGCGAACCGACGAAGGCCGTACCCACGGCCGTCGGGAGCCCGGGCGTTCCCAGCGCGGCGACGATCATCGCGAACACAACGAGGGCCAGGGGCCACGCCTCGAGCGCCGTACTGGCGTTCAGGAATAGCCCCGTCGCTTCGGTAACGAGGAGAAGTTCCGTGACGATGCCGATCGCAGCGACGACGATCACCACCGGTGCAAGCACGAGCGCACCCAGGCGTAGCCCGCGAGCGGTGTCTCCGAGCGCCGTTCCAAACGCAGTGGTCGGTCGGTGGTACGACGGTTCGGTCGCCCGCGGCCTGTAGACGCTCTGGGCGACGGGGACGACGATACCCAGGAACACCGCCAGAAGGATCGCCCACACCATCGCCTGAGACACCGTGACGGCGATATCGCCGTAGTACAACCCGACGAACGCGACGATCGGAAGCACGAATCGAACGCCACATATCGCGAGTTCACCCCTCGCGTGAGTCGGCTCCGGGCTTCGAGGGGCCGTCGTTCCCTCACCCGACTGACTCGAGGCCCCGTCCTCGCCTCGATCTGCTTCGTCGATGACGAATCGCAACGCGACGAGAAAGCAGATCACCGCGATCGCCGCCGGGAACAGGCCTGCGACGACGACGTTCGTGAGCGTGAGCTCGGGAACGAGCGTCGCGCCGAGAATGCCGGCGACGAAGACGGTCGGCGGCAACACCTGCCCGACCGTCGACGCGGCCGCTTCAATTCCGGCGGCGGTCCGCTCACGCAGCCCTCGCTCGCTCAACGCCGGAACCGAGCGGGACCGCAACAGATCAGCGTTCGCCAGGTACGAGCCGCTGACCGACGCGAGGAGCGCCGACCCGAGTGCCCACGCTCGGGCAGCCCCGAGCCGGGAAGAGGTGTACGTCGCAGCCGACCGAAGCACCTCGGCCCCACCAGTGGTGACCACGAGTGCCGCGTACAACACGACGAGCGCGATTTCGAGACCTGTCGTCTGAACGAACGAGCCGTGAACGCCGCTGCCGATCGCCAGCTGCAACACCACCGTGTCGACTTCGAGTCCGCCGTGACCGATCGGATCGGGAAGCGACGAGCCCACCGCGGCGTACGCGAGCGCGAGGCCGACTAATCCGGCGGGAACGACGCCGATTTCTCGCCAGACGGAGTACCAGACGACGACGAAGAGGGCGAGAGCAGCGGCCGTTCCAGCCAGCGTCAGTTCCGACCGTCCAACGAGTTCGATGCCGTTTCGGTAGACGTACCCGCTTCCGAGGAAAACTGCTCCGAACGCGACGCCAAGGGCGGCCGCTTCCAGTTGGTTGTCCGCCGCGAGTGCCCGGCGACAGGACTCGAGCGCGTAGACGGCGAGGACGCCGCCGAGAACGATGGTCGCCACCGTCATCCGAGAGACCGACTCTTGGCCGAGCGGGACCAGTTCCGGATGTAACGCGTACAGCATTGCCGCCCAAAAGCAGACGGCTGCGGCGGTAACCACCGTTGTTCCGAGCGAACGCGGATCGTTCCGTCGTGCCGGTCGCTGGTACTCGGCACCGCTCGAACCCGTCACGGCCGCCCCTC includes:
- the hisE gene encoding phosphoribosyl-ATP diphosphatase, with product MDDTLEELFAVIEDRKETLPEDSYTASLFTHEKGENAVLEKLGEESTELVLAAKDDDHDEVAYEAADIVYHLLVLLSMKEMSLEDLEAELEARR
- a CDS encoding TRAP transporter large permease subunit yields the protein MTGSSGAEYQRPARRNDPRSLGTTVVTAAAVCFWAAMLYALHPELVPLGQESVSRMTVATIVLGGVLAVYALESCRRALAADNQLEAAALGVAFGAVFLGSGYVYRNGIELVGRSELTLAGTAAALALFVVVWYSVWREIGVVPAGLVGLALAYAAVGSSLPDPIGHGGLEVDTVVLQLAIGSGVHGSFVQTTGLEIALVVLYAALVVTTGGAEVLRSAATYTSSRLGAARAWALGSALLASVSGSYLANADLLRSRSVPALSERGLRERTAAGIEAAASTVGQVLPPTVFVAGILGATLVPELTLTNVVVAGLFPAAIAVICFLVALRFVIDEADRGEDGASSQSGEGTTAPRSPEPTHARGELAICGVRFVLPIVAFVGLYYGDIAVTVSQAMVWAILLAVFLGIVVPVAQSVYRPRATEPSYHRPTTAFGTALGDTARGLRLGALVLAPVVIVVAAIGIVTELLLVTEATGLFLNASTALEAWPLALVVFAMIVAALGTPGLPTAVGTAFVGSLVVVGGGQEPTDLSPFFVTLYVVAGAALLPPVAVAAARTARTDTVETWAVSSVALRLLAPLYVLPFAFVSRPELVSPSPTLESLSVGLLTLVGGLAVVYASNAPIPLSRGTRWLARGVVGTLGAAAMVAPTTTLQLLFAPAAVVAVAVVRRR
- a CDS encoding bifunctional nuclease family protein, whose translation is MQASIDAVRVAGTPQGPVPVVVLEVADEDDVVPIFIGFNEATSIARGLEAEDIGRPLTHDLLLDVMEELGSRVDRVVVNEIKERSDGRGGTYIADLHVQTPRGETVIDCRPSDSLALAARTNVPIEITEDVFEDGRDESETFEQLEDIRTVTGEM